A region of Pempheris klunzingeri isolate RE-2024b chromosome 15, fPemKlu1.hap1, whole genome shotgun sequence DNA encodes the following proteins:
- the LOC139214821 gene encoding G-protein coupled receptor 35-like yields the protein MGINTTNTTCVDTLQGLAYVPVCLLGFLVNTAALRASIAQRDSWTDTHIYMFNLVIADSALILFLPFRIYDAFFCLPKTPLCTFLIYIHYINMYASILTTTAISVQRYLAIRFPLQTRSWRKKKETAFGVCLFLWALLVTVCVIFRNENHPNKLWTCYERSKEHPLQPQFIAIVVSLGFLTPLLIVVFCSIQIVHVMLKVKETSEEKNSTIGIVTANMIVFIVCYTPIHVGFVVNYFSIPPPNWQSVYLPVHVYLLVSEWIASTNCCFDSVSYYFLLKRFYSSTQVSKSPKNKSSASENSIC from the coding sequence ATGGGCATCAACACCACCAATACTACTTGCGTGGACACCCTTCAGGGCTTGGCTTatgtccctgtgtgtctctTGGGCTTCCTTGTCAACACCGCTGCCCTGCGTGCCTCGATTGCCCAACGGGACTCGTGGACAGACACCCACATCTACATGTTCAACCTGGTTATAGCTGATTCTGccctcatcctcttccttcCCTTCAGGATCTATGATGCCTTCTTCTGCCTCCCCAAGACTCCCTTGTGTACTTTCCTTATCTACATACATTACATCAACATGTATGCCAGCATCCTGACCACGACGGCCATCAGCGTCCAGCGCTACCTGGCCATAAGGTTCCCACTGCAGACCAGAtcatggaggaagaagaaagagacagcgtttggtgtgtgtttgttcctttGGGCATTACTGGTGACAGTATGCGTTATATTCCGAAACGAGAACCATCCAAACAAACTCTGGACCTGTTATGAAAGATCTAAAGAGCACCCACTTCAACCACAATTTATTGCCATTGTGGTATCCCTAGGTTTCCTCACTCCTCTGTTGATCGTTGTGTTCTGTTCCATTCAGATCGTCCATGTTATGTTAAAGGTGAAGGAAACGTCAGAGGAAAAGAACAGCACTATTGGCATAGTAACAGCAAACATGATTGTGTTCATCGTCTGCTACACACCAATCCATGTTGGCTTTGTTGTCAACTACTTTTCCATTCCACCACCAAACTGGCAGTCGGTATACCTACCTGTACATGTATATTTACTTGTGTCTGAATGGATCGCTTCCACAAACTGCTGTTTTGATTCCGTCAGCTATTATTTCTTATTGAAACGATTTTATTCATCAACTCAAGTCAGCAAGAGTCCAAAAAACAAATCCTCTGCCTCTGAAAACAGCATTTGTTGA
- the LOC139213923 gene encoding nuclear receptor ROR-beta-like: MRAQIEVIPCKICGDKSSGIHYGVITCEGCKGFFRRSQQNNAMYSCSRQRNCLIDRTNRNRCQHCRLQKCLALGMSRDAVKFGRMSKKQRDSLYAEVQKHQKSQECVGSGGAGSTALSLPKEDGVCGGGGEDGEEGLSRSFSSGGSSSTLSDLDDIAALPDLFDLPLTPEEASEYCSLELLGGGASTGNTSNSSSSSSSSSSLSNQNSPQQTILDGADSNGIQLLHTHSHTHPLLGHTHTLLDHLPDDCSVTELERITQSIVKSHLETCQYSAEDMKRFTWVQYTPEETRAFQNKLAEWMWQQCAHHITNAIQYVVEFAKRIAGFMDLCQNDQIILLKAGCLEVLLIRMCRAFNVNNNTIFFNGKFAPAQLFKALGCDDLVSAVFDLGKGLCRLQLSDEEMALFSAAVLLSPDRPWLTEGQKVQKLQEKVYLALQHSLHKSGASEEKLDKMVSKLPIMKSICNLHIDKLEFFRLVHPETAYSFPPLYREVFGSEMSLPDSTNS, encoded by the exons atgaGAG CTCAAATCGAGGTCATCCCCTGCAAGATCTGTGGGGACAAGTCCTCAGGAATCCACTACGGGGTCATTACCTGCGAAGGCTGCAAG GGTTTCTTCCGTCGCAGCCAGCAGAACAATGCCATGTACTCTTGTTCCCGCCAGAGGAACTGCCTGATCGACCGAACTAACCGTAACCGCTGCCAGCACTGCCGCCTACAGAAGTGTCTGGCTTTGGGCATGAGCAGAGATG CCGTCAAGTTTGGTCGTATGTCTAAGAAGCAGCGTGACAGCCTCTACGCTGAGGTTCAAAAACACCAGAAGTCCCAGGAGTGTGTGGGCTCTGGAGGAGCAGGCTCTACTGCTCTGTCCTTACCCAAGGAGGACGGTGTCTGTGGTGGAGGCGGGGAGGATGGTGAAGAGGGCCTGAGCCGGTCCTTCAGCAGTGGGGGCTCAAGTTCAACCCTCAGCGATCTGGATGACATTGCGGCGCTGCCTGACCTGTTTGACCTGCCGCTGACCCCCGAGGAGGCCAGCGAGTACTGCAGCCTGGAGCTGCTCGGCGGAGGTGCCAGCACCGGGAACACCTCCAACTCAtcgtcctcttcttcctcttcctcatccttgTCCAATCAGAATTCCCCACAGCAGACCATACTGGACGGAGCAGACAGCAATGGGATTCAgctcctgcacacacattctcacacacatccgctgctgggacacacacacacactgctggaccATCTGCCTGATGACTGCTCAGTGACAGAACTTG agCGCATCACTCAGAGTATTGTTAAATCTCACTTGGAGACATGTCAGTACAGCGCTGAAGACATGAAGAGATTCACCTGGGTACAATACACACCTGAGGAAACGCGTGCTTTTCAGAACAAG TTAGCTGAGTGGATGTGGCAGCAGTGTGCGCACCACATCACCAACGCCATTCAGTATGTGGTGGAGTTTGCCAAACGCATTGCTGGCTTCATGGACCTGTGCCAGAATGATCAGATTATATTGCTGAAAGCAG GGTGTCTGGAAGTGCTGCTGATACGTATGTGCAGAGCTTTCAACGTCAACAACAACACGATTTTCTTCAACGGGAAGTTTGCCCCAGCTCAGTTGTTCAAAGCACTTG GTTGTGATGACCTGGTCAGTGCAGTGTTTGACCTGGGAAAAGGACTCTGCCgtctgcagctgtctgatgaAGAGATGGCTCTGTTTAGCGCTGCCGTCCTTCTATCCCCTG ATCGACCCTGGCTTACAGAAGGCCAAAAGGTTCAGAAACTCCAAGAGAAAGTCTACCTGGCTCTGCAGCACAGTCTACATAAGAGCGGTGCTTCTGAGGAGAAACTGGACAAG ATGGTGTCCAAGCTGCCCATAATGAAGTCTATCTGTAACCTCCACATTGATAAGCTGGAGTTTTTCCGTCTGGTCCACCCAGAGACCGCCTACAGTTTCCCACCGTTGTACCGGGAAGTGTTTGGCAGCGAGATGTCTCTGCCGGACTCCACCAACAGctag
- the LOC139214253 gene encoding semaphorin-6B-like, producing MCVAAMATVAPPLTFLLLLLQLADGSFPEEPSPLSYVPIEVVRRYPVFLGRAHRSAQRQELHIQTVLQVNRTLYIGARDDLYRVELDNVAGDEMFYSKKRTWESNKNDIRVCRMKGKHEGECRNFIKVLLSQDGGLFICGTNAFNPLCANYTRDTLEMVGEPVSGMARCPYDPRHANVALFADGSLFTGTVTDFLAIDAVIYRSLGDSPALRTVKHDSKWFREPYFVSSMEWGPHIYFFFREMAMEFHHLEKVMVSRVARVCKADLGGSQRVLEKQWTTFLKARLNCSVPGDSHFYFNLLHATSNIIHMQGRDVILGLFSTPPNSIPGSAVCVFDMQQLAHVFEGRFKEQKSPESIWTPVPDEAVPKPRPGGCAVQGSRFSSSTTLPDEVLNFVKTHPLMDETVPLLGHRPWVVKTMGRYQLTSMVVDTEAGPHKNRTVLFLGSTRGTILKFLMIPSGDSVSHSSVFLEEVEGFNPERCGEDSPQARQLLSLSLDRSSHTLLLAFPSCLVRVPTSRCHLHSRCMKSCLASRDPYCGWTRGSTCSFLRPGTRLPFQQDVEYGNTTSHLGDCDGILQQSLLIEPESLVSLNLLVASAVSAFTIGAALSGLAVCWIMAHKPANRRHGNTSQSSIQRRERGLLSNGGGMGGSVLSVTRQGGGERPCTQGGETLFVMPNGWVKSGELDPGFLPTPEHTPQQKRRGLRLSDSNSGGWDTSQTYLGGGSVGLGSPCRMPPSVYLTTRLFQQGGGGRHSGESRGNDTPRQHYVCLSKQEKGMKGTPKAPLRKSAGEYVYPMTPQDSPERRRVVSAPSAPMEYGEPLPLRWPAPEGYILSSHGMVPVPLPPPSMPAPSGQPYMSQQHTPGLSRALLRGALERGELGELVDLSQLMSKKNCGDRTQAGQ from the exons AGATGACTTGTACAGAGTGGAGCTGGATAACGTGGCAGGTGATGAAATGTTCTACAGTAAG AAACGGACTTGGGAATCCAATAAGAACGACATTCGAGTGTGCCGGATGAAGGGCAAACATGAG GGAGAGTGCCGTAATTTCATCAAAGTTTTGCTCAGCCAGGACGGTGGTCTGTTTATATGTGGAACAAACGCCTTCAACCCGCTGTGTGCCAACTACACA AGAGACACTCTAGAAATGGTGGGAGAGCCTGTCAGTGGGATGGCACGGTGCCCATATGATCCTCGCCATGCCAATGTGGCTTTATTTGCAG ATGGAAGTCTCTTTACCGGTACTGTGACAGACTTCCTGGCCATCGATGCGGTGATCTATCGCAGCCTCGGCGACAGCCCCGCCCTCCGCACTGtcaaacacgactccaaatggTTCAGAG AGCCCTACTTTGTGAGCTCCATGGAGTGGGGGCCTcatatttatttcttcttcagaGAGATGGCCATGGAGTTTCATCACCTAGAGAAg GTGATGGTGTCCCGTGTGGCCCGTGTGTGTAAGGCAGACCTGGGTGGCTCTCAGCGCGTCCTTGAGAAACAGTGGACCACGTTCCTGAAGGCGCGGCTCAACTGCTCTGTCCCTGGAGATTCACACTTCTACTTCAACCTCTTGCACGCCACAAGCAATATCATCCACATGCAGGGCCGAGACGTCATCCTGGGGCTCTTCTCCACGCCGCCAAACAG CATCCCCGGCTctgcggtgtgtgtgtttgacatgcAGCAGCTCGCTCATGTCTTTGAGGGACGGTTTAAAGAGCAAAAATCCCCCGAGTCTATTTGGACTCCTGTCCCAGATGAAGCAGTGCCTAAACCGAG ACCGGGGGGATGTGCAGTGCAGGGATCCAGATTTAGCTCCTCTACCACGCTGCCAGATGAGGTGCTGAACTTTGTGAAGACCCATCCACTGATGGATGAAACCGTTCCACTCCTGGGGCACAGACCCTGGGTGGTCAAGACTATGGGAAG GTACCAGTTGACATCCATGGTGGTGGACACAGAAGCTGGTCCCCATAAGAACCGCACAGTCTTGTTCCTGGGCTCCACCCGAGGAACCATCCTCAAGTTTCTAATGATTCCCAGTGGAgattctgtctctcacagtaGCGTCTttctggaggaggtggagggattCAACCCAGAGAG GTGTGGAGAGGACTCTCCTCAGGCCCGTCAGCTCTTGTCTCTGTCGTTGGACCGGAGCAGCCACACTCTGCTGCTGGCCTTCCCCTCCTGTCTGGTCCGAGTGCCCACGTCTCGTTGCCACCTGCACTCACGCTGCATGAA gagttgTCTAGCCTCCAGGGACCCATACTGTGGCTGGACCAGAGGTAGCACCTGCTCCTTCCTGAGACCAGGTACAAG gctgCCTTTTCAACAAGATGTGGAATATGGAAACACCACCTCCCATCTAGGCGACTGTGATG GAATTCTGCAGCAGAGTTTGCTGATTGAACCGGAGAGCTTAGTCTCCCTCAACCTGCTAGTGGCGTCTGCAGTGTCTGCGTTCACCATCGGGGCGGCGCTCTCGGGTCTTGCCGTCTGCTGGATTATGGCCCACAAGCCCGCCAAccgtcgccacggcaacaccTCCCAGTCCTCTATCCAGCGGCGCGAAAGAGGCCTGCTGAGTAACGGTGGCGGAATGGGAGGCTCCGTGCTCAGCGTGACACGGCAGGGAGGCGGAGAGCGCCCCTGCACTCAGGGTGGGGAAACCCTGTTTGTCATGCCCAATGGCTGGGTGAAGTCAGGAGAGCTTGACCCAGGTTTCCTGCCAACCCCAGAGCACACACCCCAGCAGAAACGCAGAGGCCTGCGACTGTCTGACTCCAACTCTGGAGGGTGGGACACCAGCCAGACGTACCTGGGGGGAGGCTCTGTGGGTCTGGGTTCACCCTGCCGCATGCCCCCCTCCGTCTACCTGACCACCAGACTCTTCCAGCAGGGGGGAGGTGGGAGACACAGCGGTGAGAGCCGGGGGAATGACACGCCACGCCAGCACTATGTCTGCCTGAGCAAGCAAGAAAAAGGAATGAAGGGGACACCCAAAGCCCCTCTCAGGAAGTCTGCAGGAGAATATGTATACCCCATGACCCCCCAGGACTCGCCAGAGCGCCGCAGGGTGGTCTCAGCCCCCAGCGCCCCCATGGAGTACGGGGAGCCGCTGCCTTTGCGCTGGCCAGCACCGGAAGGATACATCCTCAGCAGCCACGGCATGGTCCCCGTCcccctgccccctccctccatgcCCGCTCCCAGTGGCCAGCCTTACATGTCCCAGCAACACACCCCCGGGCTGAGCAGGGCTCTGCTGAGAGGGGCCCTGGAGCGAGGGGAGCTGGGCGAGCTGGTGGATCTCAGCCAGCTGATGAGTAAGAAGAACTGCGGTGACAGGACTCAGGCTGGCCAGTGA